The Saccharopolyspora gloriosae genome has a segment encoding these proteins:
- a CDS encoding nucleotide sugar dehydrogenase, which translates to MTQHHLALAVNGREGQLSGRLVAYQDRSEEDAVRRAAGLETHVPKARQGTVVILGLGYVGLPTACGLAARRSSVVGVDISEARLRAVADGDVDLPGAERAVLHDALADVSLRLSEDPSALAEADTVVVCVPTPVDEDRTPDLAALRGACATAVAHARPGQTIILTSTTFVGTTRELLVEPLRRRGLEVGTEVHVAFSPERIDPGNHDHAQRDTPRIVGGVTPECSARAARVIGDLTDSVFLVGSPEAAELTKLYENIFRAVNLALANEIADICGTLSLDPIEVTIAAGTKPYGFLGSFPGPGVGGHCIPCDPHYLLWQLRKMGVTAPVIDQAMRSIDLRPEQVVRRAEEMLAAAGTAASGARVLLAGVSYKAGVRDLRESPALPIISGLTRLGADVRYHDPLLGEIELPDGSRLSGEPEPRGADWDLVVVHTVHPGFDYSWAGDCPQVLDATYQFDLAPHRQVV; encoded by the coding sequence GTGACCCAGCATCACCTTGCGCTGGCGGTCAACGGCCGGGAAGGACAACTGTCCGGCCGGCTGGTCGCCTACCAGGACCGGTCGGAGGAGGACGCGGTGCGCCGCGCCGCCGGCCTGGAAACCCACGTTCCGAAGGCCAGGCAGGGAACGGTCGTGATCCTCGGACTCGGATACGTGGGCCTGCCGACCGCGTGCGGGCTGGCCGCGCGCCGCTCCAGCGTCGTCGGCGTCGACATCAGCGAGGCGCGGCTGCGGGCCGTGGCGGACGGAGACGTGGACCTGCCCGGAGCGGAACGCGCGGTGCTGCACGACGCGCTGGCCGACGTTTCGCTGCGGCTGTCGGAGGATCCCTCGGCGCTGGCCGAGGCGGACACCGTCGTCGTCTGCGTGCCCACTCCCGTCGACGAGGACCGGACGCCGGATCTCGCCGCGCTGCGCGGCGCGTGCGCGACGGCGGTGGCCCACGCCCGGCCCGGCCAGACGATCATCCTGACCTCCACCACGTTCGTCGGGACCACGCGAGAGCTGCTGGTGGAACCGTTGCGGCGCCGGGGCTTGGAGGTCGGAACCGAGGTGCACGTGGCGTTCAGCCCGGAACGCATCGACCCCGGCAACCACGACCACGCGCAGCGCGACACCCCGCGCATCGTCGGCGGCGTCACGCCGGAGTGCTCGGCGCGGGCGGCGCGGGTGATCGGCGACCTCACCGACTCGGTGTTCCTGGTGGGTTCGCCGGAGGCGGCGGAGCTGACGAAGCTCTACGAGAACATCTTCCGCGCGGTGAACCTGGCACTGGCCAACGAGATCGCCGACATCTGCGGCACGCTGTCGCTGGACCCGATCGAAGTGACCATCGCGGCGGGCACCAAGCCCTACGGGTTCCTCGGCAGCTTCCCGGGACCGGGAGTCGGCGGGCACTGCATCCCCTGCGATCCGCACTACCTGCTGTGGCAGCTGCGGAAGATGGGCGTGACGGCGCCGGTGATCGACCAGGCCATGCGGTCCATCGACCTGCGCCCGGAGCAGGTGGTGCGCCGTGCCGAGGAGATGCTGGCCGCCGCCGGAACGGCCGCGTCCGGGGCGCGGGTGTTGCTGGCGGGCGTGAGCTACAAGGCGGGCGTGCGGGACCTGCGGGAGTCCCCGGCACTACCGATCATCAGCGGACTGACCCGGCTCGGCGCGGACGTGCGCTACCACGATCCGCTGCTCGGGGAGATCGAGCTGCCCGACGGCTCCCGGCTGTCCGGGGAACCGGAACCGCGCGGCGCCGACTGGGACCTGGTCGTTGTGCACACCGTGCATCCGGGATTCGACTACTCGTGGGCCGGGGACTGCCCGCAGGTGCTGGACGCGACGTACCAGTTCGATCTGGCGCCGCACCGGCAGGTCGTGTGA
- a CDS encoding polysaccharide deacetylase family protein, producing MTRTAQQSSRQRVPQSFPYVLMYHSVSEYTEDPYLVTVEPARFERQLRWLRARGCTGVSMRELLAARRAGRGRGLVGLTFDDAYTDFADTVFPLLRRYGWTATVFVISGMMGGHNAWDPAGPRKPLMTEDEVARVAAGGMEIGSHSVLHRRLTTLDQAELAAEVGKSRPMLQALSGQPVNGFCYPYGGVDAAVVSAVREAGYDYGCAIWRSELSGTHALPRTYVGDRDGTLRLDAKRVRHGLRATRAAEIPAPRFLRFR from the coding sequence ATGACCCGGACAGCGCAGCAGTCCTCCCGGCAGCGGGTGCCGCAGTCGTTCCCGTACGTGCTGATGTACCACTCGGTGTCCGAGTACACCGAAGACCCGTACTTGGTGACGGTGGAGCCCGCCCGGTTCGAGCGGCAGCTGCGCTGGCTGCGGGCGCGCGGATGCACCGGGGTGTCGATGCGGGAGCTGCTGGCCGCCCGCCGGGCCGGGCGGGGGCGCGGACTGGTCGGGTTGACCTTCGACGACGCCTACACCGACTTCGCCGACACCGTCTTCCCGCTGCTGCGCCGCTACGGCTGGACGGCGACGGTCTTCGTGATCTCCGGGATGATGGGCGGGCACAACGCGTGGGACCCGGCGGGGCCGCGCAAACCGCTGATGACCGAGGACGAGGTCGCCCGCGTCGCGGCGGGCGGCATGGAGATCGGTTCGCACAGCGTGCTGCACCGCCGGTTGACCACCCTGGACCAGGCTGAGCTCGCCGCCGAGGTCGGCAAGAGCCGCCCGATGCTGCAGGCGTTGTCCGGGCAGCCGGTGAACGGGTTCTGCTACCCGTACGGCGGGGTGGACGCGGCCGTGGTGAGCGCGGTGCGGGAGGCCGGATACGACTACGGCTGCGCCATTTGGCGTTCCGAACTCTCGGGGACGCACGCGTTGCCGCGCACCTACGTCGGTGATCGGGACGGGACCCTGCGGCTAGACGCGAAACGGGTCCGCCACGGGCTCAGGGCCACGCGCGCCGCGGAGATCCCCGCACCGAGATTCCTGCGGTTTCGGTAG